Within Pantoea alfalfae, the genomic segment CCGCATTGCCGACGAGTATCTGCAGGTAGTGAAAGGCTTGTGGGATTCGTGGGAGCAGGATGCCTTTGTGCGCAACAAGGAGAGCGGGCAGTTCTTCGATCCGGCGAAGCTGCACACGCTCGATCATCATGGCGACTTCTTCCAGGTGCAGGGACCGCTAAACATCGCCCGCACGCCGCAGGGCCGTCCGATTATCTTCCAGGCGGGTGCGTCCGACGACGGTAAAAAGCTGGCGGCGCGTCATGCTGACGCCATCTTTACCCATCAGCCCACCCGCGAAGAAGCGCAGGCGTTTTATCAGGATGTGAAACAGCAGCTGGTAGCGAACGGTCGTCAGCCAGAGGATCTTCACATCTTCCAGGGTGTCAGCGTGATCGTGGGCGATGATGCGGAAGACGTAGAGCGCCAGTATCAGACCACGGCGGCGCTGGTATCGATTACCGATGCCCTTAACTACCTTGGTCGTTTCTTTGACCACCACGACTTTTCTCAATATCCGCTGGATCAGCCGTTCCCGGACATCGGCGACATTGGTCAGAACAGCTTCCGCAGCACCACCGACGAGATCAAACGCAAAGCACAGCAGCATGGCCATACGCTGCGCCAGGCGGCACTGGAAGCCGCAACGCCACGTCCGCTGTTTCACGGTACGCCGGAAGAGGTCGCGGATGGCCTGCAGCTCTGGTTCGAAACCCACGCCACAGACGGCTTCATTATCAATGGCGGCACACCCGACACCTTTGAACGGTTTGTTGACCGCGTGGTGCCGATTCTGCAGGCTCGCGGCCTGACGCGCCGCGACTACCCGGGCAGTACGCTGCGAGACAGCTTCGCCCTGAAGCAACCCGTTAATCAGTTCACCTCACAATAAGAGCCTGCGTCATGAAAAAAACATCGCGTCTTCTTGCCCTGCTTATTCTGACCGCCAGCAGCCATGCGCTGGCTGAAGGCACCAGCGTGTCCTATAACGGCCAGCGCGTCAGCCTGGAAGCCAATAAAGCGCCGATTAATACGGTGAAGAATCCTGACGCCATCGCGCAACTGCCCGCGGGACATCACTTTGTAGTGCCGGGCTCCTTTACCGTGGCCGTGGCGGCGCAGAACTCTCCGCCGCTGACGGTATTTTCCGATGACAACAAAACCCTGCTCGGCAGCGAGGTGGATATTGCCCGACTGGTTGCGGATAGCCTGGGATTAAAACTCAATGTCGTGCCGACGTCGTGGGAAGGCTGGCCGCTGGGTGTGGCCTCGGGCAAGTATGATGCGGCGATCTCCAACATTACCGTGACTAAAGAGCGCAAAGAGAAGTTCGACTTCGCCACCTATCGCAAAGACTCACTTGGCTTCTATGTCAAAACCAGCAGCCCGATTAAGTCACTGACCAAAGCGGAAGACATTGCCGGATTGCGGATCATTGTGGGATCCGGCACCAATCAGGAGGCGATTCTGCTGGCGTGGGATAAAGAGAATCAGGCAAAGGGTCTGAAGGGCTTTACCCCGATCTACGCCAAAGATGACGCCGCCCAGACGCTGGCACTGCAGGCGGGGCGGGCCGATGCCTGGTTTGGTCCTAACGTCATTGGTGCCTGGAAAGCGGCACTGACCGGTAAAACCCGGCTGATCGGCAGTGTGGATGGTGGCTGGCCAAAAGCGGCGCACATTGCCGTTACGGTGAAAAAAGGCAGCGGCCTTGCAGAACCGATCAGCACTGCGCTGAATGGCGTCATCAGCAATGGTGATTATCAGAAGGTGCTGAACCGCTGGGGTGAAGGCGTGGAGCATATCGATCGTTCTGAAATTAACCCCGCCGGGCTGGGCGACTAAGGAGCTGAGCATGAGTGAATCGACTTTCCGCGAAGTTTCGCCCGAGGCCCCCGAGCTGCAACCGATTCTGGGTGGTCTGTTTGGTGAATATTCGGCACGTTATGGCGACTTCTTTTCCCGCCGTAACGAGCAGGAGCAGGAGCTGACGGAATGGTATCTGCCGCCGCAGGGGCTGTTTATTGTGCTGGAACGCGACGGCGAAATCATTGCGATGGGCGCTTATAAACCTTATGACCCACAGACCGCTGAGCTGAAGCGCATCTGGACCCGCAGCGATCTGCGCCGTCAGGGGCTGGCGCTGGTGGTGTTGCAGGAACTGGAACGGCGCGCGCTGCAGGCGGGCTATCAGCGGCTGTTTCTCACCACCGGCTTTCGCCAGCCAGAGGCGGTGCGGCTTTATACCGGTCACGGCTATCAGCCACAGTTCGATCTGAGCGGCGATCTGGAGCGTTACGGCCAGCCGCCACATGACGGGCGACTGCGTTTTATTAAAGTAATCGGCGTTTATAACGTCGCTGAGGCGAGTTAAGGAGTGACGATGAGCAAACATCAACATCTACAGGTGGTCCCGGCACGTTATCCGGCGCGCACCGCCGGCGCTATTGTGGCGCTGTTTATCCTGGCGGGTGTGGTGCAGTCAGTGGCCTTTAACCCGCGCTGGGAATGGGGCGTGTTTGCCCGCTGGTTTTTCGATCCGGTGATCCTGCACGGTCTGGGTCAGACGCTACTGCTGACCCTGCTGGGCACGATATTCAGCCTCTTTTTCGGCGGTCTGCTGGCGCTGGCACGTCTCTCCTCATCGTGGCTGCTGAGCACGCTGGCGTGGGGCTACATCTGGCTGTTCCGTTCGCTGCCGCTGATCGTGGTGCTGATCATTCTCTATAACTTCTCCTACCTCTACGACACGCTGTCGATCGGCATTCCATTTACCGGCCTGTCGTGGGGCGCATTTCAGACGATTAATGTGCTGGGCCAGTTCCCGGCGGCGGTAATTGGTCTGACGCTGGTGCAGGCGGCTTACAGTGCAGAAATTATCCGCGGCGGGATCCTCGGCGTCGATCACGGGCAGGTTGAAGCCGCCTCCGCGCTGGGGCTTTCCGCCTCACGCCGGACCTTCCGCATCATTCTGCCGCAGGCGCTGCGCGCCATTATTCCGTCCGCATTCAACGAGATCATCAGTCTGGCAAAAGGGACTTCGATGGTATACGTGCTGGCGATGCCGGAGCTGTTTTATACCATTCAGATGATTTACAACCGTAATCAGGAAGTGATCCCGCTGCTGATGGTCGGTGCCGCCTGGTATCTGATTATCACCACCGTCCTGTCCGTGATTCAGTATTACGTTGAGCGCTGGCTGGCCCGCAGCGTGAACCGTGAGCCGCAGCCTTCGCGCTGGCAACAATGGCGCAATCGCGTCACGCCACTTCATCCGACCGAGGAGATCAGCCATGTCCGAAGCCATTGATTACCGTACTTCTCACACAACAGGTGCCATCACTATTACCGGCGTGACCAAGCGTTTTGGTAAACACAAAGCACTGGATGATGTTTCGCTGTCGCTGGAACCCGGTTCGGTCACGGTGATTCTGGGGCCATCCGGCTCCGGCAAATCCACGCTGCTGCGCACCATCAATCATCTGGAGCGGGTCGACGAGGGATTCATTCAGATCGATGGCGACTATATCGGCTATCAGCAGCGCGGCGACAAGCTGTATGAACTCAAAGAGAAGGCGATTCTGCGGCAGCGTATCAACGTCGGCTACGTGTTCCAGAACTTCAATCTGTTTCCGCACCTCAGTGTGCTGGATAATCTGATTGAAGCGCCGATTGCCCATCGTCAGCTGACGAAATCTGAAGCGATAGCGCGGGCGGGTGAACTGCTGGACATTGTCGGCCTGCGCCATAAAGCCGATGCCTGGCCGCGTCATCTGTCGGGCGGGCAGCAGCAGCGTATCGCCATTGCGCGCGCACTGATGCTCAATCCCCGCGTGATGCTGTTCGATGAGCCGACCTCGGCGCTGGATCCGGAGCTGGTCGGTGAAGTGCTCGACGTGATCAAAAAGCTCGCGCGTTCCGGCTCCACGCTGGTGATTGTGACCCATGAGATCGGCTTTGCCCGTGAAGTGGCGGACAACGTGGTCTTTATGGTGGATGGCCGGATTGTTGAGCAGGGCAGCACGACGCAGGTACTGAACAATCCGCGCCATGAGCGCACCCGCCGTTTCCTGGCGCGCGTGTTATGAGGGCGCTGACCTTAACAGCGCTGACGCTGCTCCCGGTGCTGAGCTGTTCGGCTGCGGAGAAGCTCGATGTGCTGAAAAATGAGACGCCAATCCATGCCCCGGCGAATCCGCAGGCGATCGCGAAAATCCCGGCTGGCTTTCACTTTATACAACCCGGTACGCTGACGGTGGCGACCGCCGCGACTAATTCTCCGCCGCTGTCGCTGCTGGCGTCTGACAACGTCACGCGGATCGGCAGCGATCCGGACATTGCCAGGCTGCTGGCTGACAGTCTGGGATTAAAG encodes:
- a CDS encoding LLM class flavin-dependent oxidoreductase, producing MTTRQLRLGTILHGASGNMSAWRHPAAQADASINLEYAKKIARKAEQGKLDFLFVADGLFINEKSIPHFLNRFEPLTLLSALAGVTEYLGLVGTVSTSYSEPFTVARQFASLDHLSGGRAGWNVVTSPLEGSAKNFSREKHPEHALRYRIADEYLQVVKGLWDSWEQDAFVRNKESGQFFDPAKLHTLDHHGDFFQVQGPLNIARTPQGRPIIFQAGASDDGKKLAARHADAIFTHQPTREEAQAFYQDVKQQLVANGRQPEDLHIFQGVSVIVGDDAEDVERQYQTTAALVSITDALNYLGRFFDHHDFSQYPLDQPFPDIGDIGQNSFRSTTDEIKRKAQQHGHTLRQAALEAATPRPLFHGTPEEVADGLQLWFETHATDGFIINGGTPDTFERFVDRVVPILQARGLTRRDYPGSTLRDSFALKQPVNQFTSQ
- a CDS encoding ABC transporter substrate-binding protein, encoding MKKTSRLLALLILTASSHALAEGTSVSYNGQRVSLEANKAPINTVKNPDAIAQLPAGHHFVVPGSFTVAVAAQNSPPLTVFSDDNKTLLGSEVDIARLVADSLGLKLNVVPTSWEGWPLGVASGKYDAAISNITVTKERKEKFDFATYRKDSLGFYVKTSSPIKSLTKAEDIAGLRIIVGSGTNQEAILLAWDKENQAKGLKGFTPIYAKDDAAQTLALQAGRADAWFGPNVIGAWKAALTGKTRLIGSVDGGWPKAAHIAVTVKKGSGLAEPISTALNGVISNGDYQKVLNRWGEGVEHIDRSEINPAGLGD
- a CDS encoding GNAT family N-acetyltransferase → MSESTFREVSPEAPELQPILGGLFGEYSARYGDFFSRRNEQEQELTEWYLPPQGLFIVLERDGEIIAMGAYKPYDPQTAELKRIWTRSDLRRQGLALVVLQELERRALQAGYQRLFLTTGFRQPEAVRLYTGHGYQPQFDLSGDLERYGQPPHDGRLRFIKVIGVYNVAEAS
- a CDS encoding amino acid ABC transporter permease, whose translation is MSKHQHLQVVPARYPARTAGAIVALFILAGVVQSVAFNPRWEWGVFARWFFDPVILHGLGQTLLLTLLGTIFSLFFGGLLALARLSSSWLLSTLAWGYIWLFRSLPLIVVLIILYNFSYLYDTLSIGIPFTGLSWGAFQTINVLGQFPAAVIGLTLVQAAYSAEIIRGGILGVDHGQVEAASALGLSASRRTFRIILPQALRAIIPSAFNEIISLAKGTSMVYVLAMPELFYTIQMIYNRNQEVIPLLMVGAAWYLIITTVLSVIQYYVERWLARSVNREPQPSRWQQWRNRVTPLHPTEEISHVRSH
- a CDS encoding amino acid ABC transporter ATP-binding protein, with product MSEAIDYRTSHTTGAITITGVTKRFGKHKALDDVSLSLEPGSVTVILGPSGSGKSTLLRTINHLERVDEGFIQIDGDYIGYQQRGDKLYELKEKAILRQRINVGYVFQNFNLFPHLSVLDNLIEAPIAHRQLTKSEAIARAGELLDIVGLRHKADAWPRHLSGGQQQRIAIARALMLNPRVMLFDEPTSALDPELVGEVLDVIKKLARSGSTLVIVTHEIGFAREVADNVVFMVDGRIVEQGSTTQVLNNPRHERTRRFLARVL